catttagTCTAGTTTACTGCACTAACTgcgggtcagtctaattaccgaaaacaaccaaaaataaccgaaaacaaaccaaaaacaaaatagaaaaatctaaatacagaaaacaaatttgtataatatttttgttaatgtcgccctctactGATGGGTGTTTTTAAAGCTAAGACCATGTAGAGAGAAAACCGCGCACGCAAATGCCAAGGAAGATCCTAccaaatggtagtgtgcacaaaatacaactcaaaATTGTACAAATTCATTGCGTTTTCGTCACTTACAATAATGCACTTGTTAATTGCATGACCCACTATACCACCCCCGGGAGAGGTCATTtatccgatgtgcgtcataccttatgaataccatgacgcatcTGTACGGAAATTGACACACCATCGTTTTTTTACGTACCCCTgcatcagtaattatttgtaatacgggggtcgtatagtgggtcatacaattgacaaatGTGCATAAGTTAATACTGAAGTGCAGATTAAGgataaaaaagttattttataaCTACGGtaatttttacagattttaTTGTGAATCCTTTTTTTAAGTATTTATAGTCCGTAATGTtatcaatattcttaaaatatcatttttgtattattatctttgaaaatctataattaagTTGATCATGATTAACGTACTCACAATTAATTTGAGGAGTACAGTACATGCGTTGGTTTCTGGATCTAAAATTGAAAgactaaaatcaaaatatgtaaagattctgtaagtaaatgcggtgttatcattgattgattgtacgatttttaattgtattttatgcACACTTACCATTTCGTAAggtcttccttggcttttgcgcACTCTTCTCTGGCATGGTCTTAGCTCTAGAAACACCTATCAGTAGAGGGTAACATTTAAAgcaaattatacaaatttgttttcggtatttagattatttcttgtttgttttcggttggttttcggttgttttcggttgttttcggttattaGACTGACCGCTAACTGCAACTTGGTGTGGCTCTATTCACTTATCAAACAATAGTGAGCTATTTCCcttataaaaaattgtttacattgttttaatgccattttaatgtcattgtCACATTTATAGTTAACTGTCATTTAAAGCAACAATAGTCAAATTATCTGTCAGGTttctggttaaatttaaccgtttattttttctacggaagtgaataACTGCATTGAtggcctacagtatataaagtctgattttattaatctttatttttcatgtttgttggaacaatacatcttaatagtaataaatatttcactGAAGTCAAAAGATATCACTTAACCAAAATCTTTTTCTGACAAACaaattgactattttttgcttgaAGGTAATCCTTATTGGTAAGTTAAGCTGAAATAAAAATTTCTGAAGATGTGAGTCAAATGTTGTATTTTGCAGATTAATGAAACCAGATGATGCAAATATTGCTGGCAATGTGCATGGTGGTATCATCTTGAATATGATTGAAGAAGCGGGAATTATTGCCAGCACAAGACATTGTAACAACCCATCTCACAAGGTATGATGTCATGGACAGACGAACATTGATGTTTCCAGTATTGCCCGAGAAACATCTTTCCATtcgtattaatatttttacttgTCATAAATACAGTTGAAATCCATTTAAAATGTCCAGATCATCTGGACGTGTACAGTCGTATGTCCACCAACAAAACCCCTTGACCTTTGTGGAGACCATCCACAATATCCATATGGCCTAAACCATTAAAAAAAGCAGCGCTAACATTTTGAATGCCCAGTATCgtcttttgttatttgtttgttttaatgttttaggTAGTCGTGCCTCGTAGATTTACGTTTGTTCTGTCTgtgtatgttttgtttgttttatatggaaaaaataatttttgaatgCCCAGTAGAACAATTACGGATGGCGCACATTACTGTAGGTTGATCAAATGTGATCAGTCAATGACAGCCTAGCTTTGTGTTGTGTGTGGGGTTACTGTCACTGTCTAACAAAAATTTACGCACAAAATGaaacataacaaaattacattCATGATGATGTGATAATTAATCTCAACAACAacaatcctccaatcaaatgacaagaatctataATTAGCTGTGTTATTCAGACCTTTATTTGAACTTTGTTTATGACGTcagcaatttttaaaattctatcaTAAATTCACAATTTTTCAATGAAACTCAACAAAAGTATACATCATAATGGGAAAACttccttaaaaaaaacatacagtaaCCGATTACTAGTATGTTTGATATATTACTcccacattaataataataatgacgaatttaaaaatgtaaaaatcagTTAAATCAGGGAATGGTGAATCTGGTAAAATATGTATTCAATGAAGCACCCCACTTTGAATAAACACATCACCACATGCATGCAATATTGTTAACTAACTCGTTTCTAtatgtagtagaattcattgacttccacgatctacaatttaccaagtatttttactgtatttcatcacttcttgatattaattgttttgtattttatctttaaaatttatttaggGAATTTATTtgatacatgttaccatattgcACCCAAAATAAGTAATCGCCCCCTTGAATAAACATGCTTGTGGTTACAGTACACTTAGAATTGTTCTTATTTTGGGATGGGTCTTTCTTAGTTTGAATTACtataaactagatggtacgctcgcttcgctcgcgtaccatctaggtcgtgcccacagatggttctcgaatacataataatttcagcgttaaaaaactggcgatttcaaatgtacgtaccgcaggacaataatacatgtcgtttacaggaacgaataaatagacactgtgatttatgtactgaactaaaattagcaccctgggaattacttccgaaagaaaaacttgtcacaaaatgagaccaattgtttaagtcaaatttaaacaaacttaatttgtgttttgtatgtaacattagggttgagggatgggaaagagggatgggaaagaggatgggtgcaaagaggaacaattgttaaatatattctttatccatgttaacgaaatattaattgttttcatgttttacaaataatataccactaaacacagtaaaacattgcgatgtaatactttgttgaaactatcaccgtcctagtcgattgaaatagtatagtacatgtaacgatacatcactacgccgtttataatatgtttatataatcaacaatttgtgaaaaccacccctattcgtggcaaatcataactttgatttaatcgtcaataaatattacattatctaactcaacttaattagtaggcctaatggttttcaattgtttcttagagccaattcatacttaagttggttcctaaccctacccaccaaagttgttctgcgtttagggcatgtgatgcaccgtaggcctatcctctactggctttacaacgctactcatgccagtggtgggggaagggtgatgatgtcacgtgggtggtttaactgcaataataaagatttgtacataatatacggcgactgaaaacgctagctcattatccgttaaaaaaaatctatatccaacctctgcagcacagattgaaaaaaaaatggatcgaatttctgttatgagtatacagtacttgcctttacgacgcttgagggaatagacacttgtggaacagagattggaatgttccattcatttcaaatcaatacatttgaataaacgtatattaaatctatcaaaatagtattttttaaagaaaatcggcctgtcttcaacattatgatactgtactcgagctgttcaaccggttttcagctattaaaaacaattatcgtaggaggagataggaaaatgcgaagcctcctcgcatttttgtggcgggtatttttcaagatggacatccattagacagtgtataccacgatcgggaaaacacccctatttggggcaaatcgttgaacctaaattcgttttaatcgtcaataactaattatctaacttaatttaattagtaaacagggttacatcaggtggttaaaatcagtaccgaaagtacgaaccaactttatataccatcgagtaaaaattctaaaagtaaggcgcgatttaccgaattttgcccttacgtaaatttatatatagatattatagtTAATTGAATTCTTCATAACCATTTCCATTTAATTCTACAACATCAgaatttaagtaaaaaaaagaaaaccgGTTATAGGAGTGTTTACTATAACAAACAACTGGTTGTTCAGTAAAGAATAGGGATGGGTCCCAACAATTGTTAAACATATTGAAGATTCTTATTGGATCAATAGGATTTTTGTACCTGCACCATGgcctttaaaatgtaattttaagacCTGTTTGGTTGGAGGCATGCGTCATCGACTGTGTTGCTTCTATCTCCCACAATCCACCACCTTTTATATGGTGATTGCGTTGATTATCTGCCCACTATTTTGTCTGTCTGCAGACCATggtatcatatttttttgttttaagttaaatgttgttattttatatacctCCACCAAGAAGGTTATATTTTTGTctgcaaaatatattttattgtgtgTTGTCTGATAGTCCATTTAAATAACAGTTAGATATATGGTCACGGAAGACTCCCAATTCTGAATTATTTTTAGACTGTGGACCAAATTGTAACTTTTTTGGTCAACTGAAAACTACATAAGTAtgtaaaaatatcatttttataccAATAATGATAATATGTTACATTAGACAACTCCCTGTAttttaaacaatagaaataaaaaaaaaaacagagctTAATTATTTTTGAGTCAGCTTTGGCAGAGGTATTAAATCTTAATCtcattactaataataattttgtatgagagggaaaaatctgaaaaaaagtgTTGTAACAATAAACTTCATGCCACATGGACTGTGTGGTATATAGTTTGTTtgttaaatgttatgttttatttaggATAAAGCATATGAGCCAAGTGCATCAGCTTTAGTAAGAGTTGAAACCACCGACTTTCTTCAACCAATGTACATCGGTGAACTTGCAGAACTACGAGGTATGGTAACATATACGGCACCCCACTCTGTAGAGGTCAAAGTCATAGTAACAGCGGAGAATCTGTTAAAAGGTAAGTATAGAGAACAGTAAATAGTTATTTACTATTttcaaatgtaaataaatgagagtgaatacattagaaaaaaaaaagcatgacTTATTTAAAAGCAAACTTATTTCAAAATGCTTGTTCTGCTTTAACATGAAAAGAGAAGGGGATTATTATCAatcttaaaatgtttataatttctaataaaaacataatttttaaacCCGGAGCTACCTTTTCTTGGCATTGATATTACTCGTCATATCGGTTTTTGTCCAGGGCGCCAGGAATGATAATACTCGTCAAAAATACTTAGAATGTTTGTAACCAGCATGTAATGTCATAGGACATCACAATTTCACTCTCTATAGTTCTGGGAAGATGCACCTAGATGATAATGTGAATATAATTTCCGTTTACGTTTATTGTAGAAAGTATTTAAAATCACACATTGTGGTGGTGATTTCTGTTTTTAATAACTTGTTCTGGCATACATGACAGAAACTTAAAAGCGTCTAGCAACCAAAGAGTTTGTATAGGCTATGGAAAATctgaaaatgtttagaataattaatttaaaaaattcatgAAAAATACATTGTATGAACTGAATATTGTATACTAGGCTTATTAATCACTAATTTATCTTTtgtacacatacagtatatataatttattgtccTTTCCCCTGCCGtgccaaaataaaatgtttagcATTCAACAAAGTGACCTCATAAAATTtagttcattttattattttctaaattgttaACCCTTTTAGGTACAAAGCGTCTAACAAATTATGCAACCCTTTGGTACGTACCAATGAGTGCCGAAGTGGATTCAAAGGTTCTGTCCGTTCCGCCTCTAAATTACAAATCTAaggaggaagaagaagaaggtCGACTACGATACGAAGCACAAAAAGCACAACGAAGAAAGATTGGACTCGGCGGTAGACCAAGTCTACTAATCAAGGATGATTATGACAAAAATGGTATGTTTTTATTTGGCTTTTGGCTTTTGTGTTTTATGTATGTCAATATTTCATCTCCTGCACTCCCACTAAAATTCAATTTCTCTTGATATTTTTGGATAAACTAAAAAACGGTATGTATAAGTTCATAATTACTTCCTACTTTagatgaatttttaaaaattgattttcagTATTAGAGATCAGTCAGATATTTGTAATCAATGAATGCGTTGTAAAGTGAAATAATGAGTTAGCACAGCTTTTTCCGCCTTTAGCACGCCTGCCATGTTTACTATATATGCCAATATCATCATTAATTATGGttttataatacagtagtaaagtGACCATCTATAAATCATTCCGATATTCCATTTATTTCCAAGTTGGGAGGTATATGTTATGATAAAGATTTGTTGATCTATCTTATTTAACAATTGATGCCAACCATATCTAATCAGTGATAACTATGGATTACAAGTACAGTCTATGCCATAATTTTATTGACCTGTATTGTATTTCCACATATGACATAATATGTCCAGAGTTATAGGCAAATTCCATTATACTGTGTCATATGTATAACATCTGGCCCACCTGTATTATATGTTTAGGTTAGGCTTATGGCCTATGATACAGGCGTCAAATGTGatattgtacatacagtatgtaaCACTGTATTAAAGAATTTAcgaaaattataaatacactACTGAGAAttacatttcattcattttttcattttcacaacATATGATTTTGAATCTTTCTCACTAGCATTGCAAAAGTGACCTAAGCTGATTGCATCATAGGAATTCTCAGCCTGAAAATGTCGTCTTGACATTCAGTGTTCAAGAAACAACGCATAACTTTGTTCACTACCATACTAGTTAATAttcctttttattttgttgttcaGGTTCACCAGACCAGCTTTCTGTATCTTTCTCAAGCTCCTCTTTGATTCACCTGATTGGTCCATCTGACTGTAACTCATTTGGATATGCTACAGGTGGTGTCACCATGAAACTAATGGATGAAGTAGCGGGCTGTGTTGCAGCGAGGCATTGCCGAACTAATGTTGTCACGGCGTCAATGGATGCTACCAATTTCCATAAAAGGGTCAAACTTGGTAAAGTTTTTTTTACTATATCTTGTTTTTTAGGGTTAACCAAAACAGTTTAAAACTGACAaccaaacaaaaataacattcaaAAGCACAATTTATCACACGTCactattttcaaaacaaaatgtaaaattacacACACACTATAATGtcctattgttttaaaaaaatgttacaatatagaaaaaaatttaaattattttataaggATAAAAAAAGGCCATATGAATCCTATCTGCCCCtagattaataattaaaatttataatttatattataaaggaTTATTTTTGTCCTAAGAGGAAAGGCAGACATGAGGTTAATTATGGGATAAATTAGGACATTATAGGGGGCGCTATACAACCATGGACAATACTTGTATCAACAGTTTCCACCAAGCCGAATGTTTGTTCGAGTGGTATAGGTCTCACTCAGTCTGAAGAACTGGAGCCCTTGGTTCGATGCCCATCAACATCATCTGTAGTTTAGAGAACATTTAAGGTTAGGTTCAGTTATATTAGGTAATAGGTCAGCTATTGTGTAACTCTTAAAAAACAATTAGGTCTGTGCATTTTTCATGATATTGGATTTGGGAAACAtccataaaaaatgtaattttcaaaatagatcATTTAAATAAAAGATTCCTTCCTTCCTTCAAGAACACATTTTCATAAAATTTaggattattttttttcaggtagtTTGTGTCACCTGACTGGCAGGGCTACATTTGCAAGTAGTCGCTCCTTAGAAATTGAGGTCATGGTGGACACAGAATATTTAATGGATGGGTCAAAGGTTAAGGAGAGGGCAGTACATGCGTTTTTTACATACGTGTCGTTAGGCCCAGATGGAAAGACACGACCTATACCACAACTTCAGGTGAGTGTCAAGTAAATCATTTCAATTAGGTTCATTTTGTTACATCAGCCAAATTTAATATTCCGACATTTTCTATAGGAGTAGATTTTTTGTTGACCTTTTTTGACCTCCCTTATCCAATCATAGATCCACAATCAAATGTCCAACCAgtcaaattaaattcaatttaacCGACCCTGTTATCCATTGATTCTGGGTAgcaaaatttttattttcattaactttatgaaataaaaaaaaaactacctACATCTGTCAAAAGTAGAGTAGAATTCCACAAATATGATTTGGATGTGAATTCACCTTGCATTTCTAAAAGGTATAATCTCTGTTACTACAGAGCCATATTTGGTACCTGGTTTTTAACCCTCATACTTTCTTTAACACAACATCAAGCATGACATTTATTATATGGTACATAAAACTACCatgaatatttgaatatttttgaaaacataatatatctatttttgacagattattaatataatatgtaatagGGCTTTCCCATTTGAAAAATTCTGGATTTTCCCCTCTATAAGGAACAAGGcaaacagccattaagtcgcgtgctacaatgcatagtgataccggaccgacagacagaccgacagacagacagaccgaccgacatagtgaactatactgaccgaaattactgaacatgtttaaaaatgttgaaatgtttaaaaacatttatatttttttaatttacacgtgcgtagcttTTGACGTGCtggtataacgtaatttcgagttgaaaagtaagtcaagaaaacagaaatcgggcaaaaagagtgcggaacaacatttaacgcgcagtgcgcgggcaaaaatatgcgcactcatggcaattttgtaaacgcttaaaatttcctgaaacgtactcttatttcatcgaaaataaattttgaaaattttaagcgcgcgtacgcatgcgttacatgcgctacgcacgtaattgtattgccatatgatgatttatgccttgaaatttatgagtcccaaattttatttaattgtgattcatggttgtgaagatatgattacaaacgtgatttcgttaaatcgtgcgtagaccgcgtaattttttattgcacatcgtgaaaacataaccacattgattcctggccataaggaatatactgtgaaaaattgacctagctagattaaactgatatcaagataaggtcagaaagcgataaaacgcatagtgataccggaccgacagacagacagacagaccgaccaaccgaccgacaaagtgaactatagagtcgcttccacgcgactaaaaaactAGTTTAAGCTCTGGATTGGCTTAATATTCAcaaataacaacattttgtCATAGGTGGCGTGTCATAACTATACTTTCACTGAAAGCTATTTTTTTTCGTAGGTCTGTGATGACTTTTTGCCATCACTTACCTAtgcagaaataaaataaaatttcgaGTTAgaatacaaaaatttaaaaagtcaattagaaatgtttttatttgtttttaaaggttCAGTCAGAGGGAGAGAATATTCGCTTTCAACAAGGTAAATTGCGATATGAACAGCGAAAACTAAAACGTGCTGCTGCAAACAAAAAGAAGGCTTCCACATCATAACTTGAAATTTATTCAAtacttttaatgcatttttaaatgaatttattaaCTTTTATAGATCAAAAATGTTGTGTTGTGTTGACCTTTGAAAACATTGGAATACCATAATCTATTGAGTGCTGCATCAAATAACATGATCAATCAGAGATACATACATCCGGCAAGGGTTGACCTCcacaattaaaaatgattaaaccCCTTTTTTAAACTTCTATTGTttaaaatacccaattaaaatGTGGGCCACACTctaatgtattattatgtttatcgttttaaaaaaatgtattagtttTCATTTGGTGACCACAAACAAAATCACAATTTAGCAATCATTTTACATCCTAAAAGTAGTCCGGATATTGCCTCCCAAATGTATttcttcattatttatttatattttcttccaTTGACCACTTATATACAGTATCTGTGGTTTATTGAAATTTGATAAAGATCCGTCTTTTAGTTTTGACAAATCGCATTCGCAGACACAATTTTAACCTCCTTGGTTGATGTAAATATATCATACTTGACAGAGGTAATAAGATTTGGTTACACGCACATATCCACCAAAGTGAAACTAATccgtaaattttaaaaactaccTGGGAATCTTAAGACACAAACAcatgtaactgtattttgtttaccaACAATTTAAGGTGCACAGATTGGCTAGTTACACATGTTATGTGGCCATCTAAGACACTAAATATTGCCATCAGAAAGCagatatttctttttattatacagCATATTTTTGGGGTTGAGTTAGGTAATAGACATTACTGTCAAAGCATGAAATACTCAGACACTTGAgacgttattaaaaatgtaaatttaattctTTAATTCGAAAATTGATACTTAATTGCCTAAATCCAATTCAAACAAGATCCGCTGTCGAATAACCACCGCACAAATTACGGTTGTGGTAGTTGTCCCCTACAATAATGTACTACAGCATTCTagcatacagtattaaaaacaattattaattataaatttaataataaaattattaatcgtttatttaaagtaattttaaaatgttatattcattCCAATGCTCTATTTGTAAATTGCTCATAGTTCCAATCGCCTTTAATTGTTTCTATTGAATTTTATTGACAATTTTACCTCTTATGCTGCAAAAAAGTTATGAGAATTATAGAATTCTGAATATTATTATGCattagttatatttttttttattttattatatttattatattattttaaaatgtgtcaaGGTTGAGATCTGGGCACTGTTAACCCAc
This is a stretch of genomic DNA from Antedon mediterranea chromosome 3, ecAntMedi1.1, whole genome shotgun sequence. It encodes these proteins:
- the LOC140045095 gene encoding cytosolic acyl coenzyme A thioester hydrolase-like produces the protein MMHEDHDECDVQICRLMKPDDANIAGNVHGGIILNMIEEAGIIASTRHCNNPSHKDKAYEPSASALVRVETTDFLQPMYIGELAELRGMVTYTAPHSVEVKVIVTAENLLKGTKRLTNYATLWYVPMSAEVDSKVLSVPPLNYKSKEEEEEGRLRYEAQKAQRRKIGLGGRPSLLIKDDYDKNGSPDQLSVSFSSSSLIHLIGPSDCNSFGYATGGVTMKLMDEVAGCVAARHCRTNVVTASMDATNFHKRVKLGSLCHLTGRATFASSRSLEIEVMVDTEYLMDGSKVKERAVHAFFTYVSLGPDGKTRPIPQLQVQSEGENIRFQQGKLRYEQRKLKRAAANKKKASTS